The stretch of DNA GTCGCCAACCTCGGACTCGAGCGATTCGATCTCCCACTCGAGGTCGCTCGCGCGTTCGCGGGCGTCCTCGAGCTTGCTTTCGACGGCGTTGACCCGGTCTTGTTGCTGGTCGCGGTTCGTCCGGGCCGTCGATACCTCCTCTTTGAGGTCGCTGCGCTCGGCTTTCAGCTCCGTGAGTTCGTCCTCGAGTTCCGCAACGGCCTCGCGTTTCTCGTCGAGTTCGTCGCGTTTCGCGTCGATCTCTGCCTCGTACTGCTCGATCCGATCTTCGTGCTCGGCTTTGCGATTCTGTGCGGCCTCGATGTCGTCGTGGAGGTCCTCGATGGCGTCCTCGGCGTACTCCTTCTCGAGGGAGAGTTCGTTGAGATCGCCGTCGATGTTCTGGATTCGGTCCTCGCGCTCGTCGATCTCGGCCTCGAGCGCTTCGATCTGGTCGGTCAACTCGGGGATCTTCGAATCGGCGAGTTCGGTCTCGAGGTCGTCGATTTCGGCCTCGAGGTCGTCGACCGTCGCCGTCTTCGCCTCGATCTCGTCGGCGATCTCGTTCATCCGCTCGTCGACGGATTCGCGCTCCTCGCGGAGTTCCTCGAGGTCGGCCTCCAGTTCCTCGATTTCCGTCTCGATGCGCTCGCGTTTCTCGTCGAGTCCCTCGAGTTCGGCCTCGATCGACCGGACTTCGTCGGCTGCGTCGCTCTTGCGGTCGCGGGCGTCGTCGAGTCGCCCTTCGACGCCTCGGATCTCCTCGCGAAGCGCGTCGCGTTCCTCCTGCAGGTCGGTGATCTGTTTGGCGACGCGCTCGAGTTGGCCCTCGCCGCCGCCGGTAAAGGAGTACCGGGAGCCGCCGCCGGAGCCGCCGGTCATCGCGCCGCTCTTTTCGACTAAGTCACCGTCGAGCGTGACCATCCGGTAGTCGCCCATGTACGAGCGGGCGGTCTCGATGTCCTCGACGACCAGTGTATCCCCGAGAACATAGGAGAAGACCCCTGCGTATTCGCTGTCGAAATCGACCAGGTTGTACGCGAAGTCGACGATACCTGGATCGCTCGGTGCCGACGGGAGCCGGCGCTGGCTCATATCAGTCAGCGGTAGGAACGTCGCCCGACCCGCGTTGCGCGACTTGAGGTGTTCGATACACTGCTGGCCGATGACGTCGTCGTCGACGACCACGTTCGCCAGCCGACCGCCGGCAGCGGTTTCGCAGGCGGTCGCGTACTCGCCGGGAACGGTCCCCAGCTGGGCGACCGCGCCGTGGACGCCGTCGATCCCCGAATTGAGAATCGTCGTCACCGCACGACCGAAGGAGGAGTCGCCGCTCTGGCCGGCGTTGGCCTCGAGTTCGGCGTACTCCTGTTGTTTGGCCTGGATCTCGTCGTCTAAGTCGTCGAGGTCCGACTGAAGCCGGCGCTTCTCGGCTTTCAGATCGTCGACGACCTCGGCGATATTTTGACGGTTCCGTTCGGCTTTCTCGAGTTCCCGCTCGAGGTCGCTTCGCTCGCTTTCGAGCTCGGGGAGCTGTTCGCGTTTGGCCTCGATCGTGTCCTCTTTCTCGCTGATGGCGTTCGAGCGTCGCCGGGCCTCGTCGAGCAAGCGGTCCTGTTCGCGCTGCAGGTCATTTTTCTCGGTCTTGGCCGCCTCGAGCTCGTCTTTGCGCTCGGCGAGGTCGGCCTTGAGTTCGTCGAACTCGGTGTCGACGGCCTCGATCTCGGCCTCGAGCTCGTCGCGTTCGGCCTCGCGTTCTTGAATCTCGCTCTTGATCGAGGCTTTCTCGAGTTTGTGCTCGCGGATCTCGGACTCGAGGTCGTCGATCGTCTCCTGTTTGCGATCGATCTGGACGAAGGCGTCGCGGCGCGTCGATTCGGCGTCCTCGATCGCTTCCTCGCTGGCCTCGATCTTGTCCTCGAGCCGCGAGATGTCGCCTTTGAGCTCCTCGATCTCGCTTTTGATCCGGAGCTGTTCATCCTCGCCCTTGCGTTCGATTTCGGCATTGAGGTCCTCAAGGTCTTCCTCTAAGCGGACGACTTTGCCTTCGCGTTCGTCGAGTTCGCGCTGCAGGTCGCGGAGTTCGTCCGCGAGGTCGTCGGACTCGGCTTCGACCGACGCGAGTTCCGTGCGTTTCTCCTCGAGTTCGCTGGCTTTCTTGTAGCCTTCGTACTCCTCTTTTTCGCGCCGGAGCCGGCGGTAGCGCATGGCTTCCCGGCGTTCGTCCGCGAGCTGCTCGATGCGGTCGCGTTTCTCCTCGATGCGGAGTTCGGCCTCGTCGATCCGTTCCTGGACCGTCTCGAGTTCCGCAAACGCGTCTTCCTTTTTCGCGTCGAACTCGGCGACGCCCGCGATTTCGTCGATGATCTCCCGGCGAGCGTGGGGCGTCATGTTGATGATCTCGGTGACGTCGCCTTGCATGACGACGTTGTATCCTTCGGGAGTGATGCCGGCCTGGGCAAGCAGGTCCTGAATGTCCGAGAGGTTGACAGAGCGGTCGTTGAGATAGTAGTAGGAGTAGTAGTTGTCCTCGGTCTCTTTGACTCGGCGTCGGATGCGAATCTCGTCGACGTCGCCGACGTCCTCGCTGCCCGCGGCGTTGACGACCTGCGAGCGCTCTAAGGTGTTATCCGAGTTGTCGAGGACGACCTCGACGGTGGCCTCGCGAGGGCCACTAGACGTGTCGCCGTCCTCGTGGCCGGGGTTGTAGATGAGGTCAGTCAGCTTCTCGGCGCGGATCCCGCGGGTCCGGGCCAGTCCGAGCGCGAAGAGGACGGCGTCGATGATGTTCGACTTCCCGGAGCCGTTCGGGCCCGTCACCACCGTAAAGTCCTCGTAAAACGGGATCTTGGTCTTTCTCCCGAAGCTCTTGAAATCGTCGAGGATGATCGCCTTGATATACATTCTCGTTGCGCGGCCTCCGTGCCGTCGAACGCCGTCGATCGTGGGTGCTCGTCACGGCGCTGCCCCCCGTCCCACGGCGTCGTCTGCAGTTATGCTACGATAATGTCGTCGCTACCTGAGTCTTCCGTTTCGTCACCGGTCGCATCCGCCTCTCCGTCGGCGTCGGCTGCCGCTTCGGCGACGTCGTCAGGTTCGGCTTCCGGCGTCTCGTCTTCGTCGGTTGGCTGTGCCCGTCGCTCGGGGACGCGCGTCGGTGTGTCGGCGTCGAGTTCGGCCTCGAGAACTCGAATCCGCTCTTTCGCCTCGATCAATTCCTCCGTCAGACCCGTTACCGTCGACTCGAGTTCCGCAACCGTCGATTCGAGCTGCTCGACACGGTTGTTCGACATATCAGCTAGGGGTCCGTCAGGCCACATAAACGTACGTCAGACGATCATAAGCTGACTTACAGATCGCGATGTGACGACGTATGGCTCCGAATCTGGCAGCGATTCGCCGTCCCTGTCGCCGATCGCGAGTGCCCGATCTCCATCTCACCGCGGGATCGAGATCAGAAGTCGCGACCCATGCCACTGGCGTGCAAACCGATAAAAAGCCGTCTGCTTGCCAGACCGGCGGTGGTCGCGGAAACCGCGCTCACCGCTGGCGACGGAGCCAGGCAGCCGCAGCGACTGTCACTGCCGTCGCGCCGAGACCGAACCCTGGCTGTGCGTCACCGCTCTCCGCCTCGGTGTCGGATGGAACGACGACGGCCTCGTAGCCCTCGAGCGACGTGTTCGCACCCCAGGTGATTCGGGTATCCGTTCGGTCCGCTGGTGCTGGCGTCGACTCCGCGAGCGTGTATCCGTCGGGAAGCGTCAGGACGACGGGTTGCTCCGCGATGAACCCGCTGGCGAACGGCTTGGAGAGGCGCAATCGGTCGTCGTCGGTCGCCGCGAGTTCGGTCCAGGTCGCCGAAACGGACACGATACCACGGTCGTTTTGATCGACTGTCTCGAACGAGACGCGAGGGTTTTCGATCGTCATCTCGCGCCCCGTCTCGTTAGCCGTGCTGGCTGCAACCGTTCGGAACCGCTTTTCGGTACGTGCTTCGAGTTGCTCTCGTTTCGTTTCGTTCGTCTGAAGCGCGTTGAACGCGGTTCGGTCCGCTTCGTCGGTCAGGTCGAAACTGACGGTGATCGAGACGTTCGCGTCGCCGTCGTCCTCGAGTGCGACCACGAACGCCGAGTCAGTCTGCTGCGACTGGGCGTCGATTTCGGTCGAGCTGTCACCAGTTGCGACGACGCTTCCGGTCACGAGGAGCGCAACGAGTACGATAGTCAGGAGCCGCGATACATGTGCCCCAGCTCGCAGCGATCGGCGCTGGTCGGTGTCAGGCGCTCGGCTCATCGATCGTCGTCTGTTTCGAGGTCGTCGTCCTCAGCAGGCTCGTCTTCGTCCGTTTCCTCATCATCGTTGTCATCGTCGTTATCCTCTTCTTCGTCGGTATCGCCTTCTTCATCACTTTCCTCATCTTCTTCGTCGTCAGCGCCTTCTTCGTCGTCTTCAGCTGCTTCCTCGTCAGCTTCGGCATTGCCATCCCCCTCAGTTTCGAGATCGATCTCGAGTTCGGTCTCGAGTTCACCGCGGACCACCTCGACCTCGAGTTCGTCCGTTCCGTTAGGGGTGGCAAACGAAACCGTTCCTGCGTCACCGGTGTGGCCAACCGTCTCGTCGTTTGCAATAACGGCTGCATCGGAGACTGGGCTCCCGTTGAACGTCACGGACACGGTCACGGTTCCGTTGTCGATGGCAGCGTCGGCGTTGAGCTGTGATGCAGTGTCTCTCTCGTCGTCCGAATCGTCCGTCTCGTCGTCGAACTCGAACTCGAACTCGAGTTCGCCCT from Natrinema sp. HArc-T2 encodes:
- the smc gene encoding chromosome segregation protein SMC, with the translated sequence MYIKAIILDDFKSFGRKTKIPFYEDFTVVTGPNGSGKSNIIDAVLFALGLARTRGIRAEKLTDLIYNPGHEDGDTSSGPREATVEVVLDNSDNTLERSQVVNAAGSEDVGDVDEIRIRRRVKETEDNYYSYYYLNDRSVNLSDIQDLLAQAGITPEGYNVVMQGDVTEIINMTPHARREIIDEIAGVAEFDAKKEDAFAELETVQERIDEAELRIEEKRDRIEQLADERREAMRYRRLRREKEEYEGYKKASELEEKRTELASVEAESDDLADELRDLQRELDEREGKVVRLEEDLEDLNAEIERKGEDEQLRIKSEIEELKGDISRLEDKIEASEEAIEDAESTRRDAFVQIDRKQETIDDLESEIREHKLEKASIKSEIQEREAERDELEAEIEAVDTEFDELKADLAERKDELEAAKTEKNDLQREQDRLLDEARRRSNAISEKEDTIEAKREQLPELESERSDLERELEKAERNRQNIAEVVDDLKAEKRRLQSDLDDLDDEIQAKQQEYAELEANAGQSGDSSFGRAVTTILNSGIDGVHGAVAQLGTVPGEYATACETAAGGRLANVVVDDDVIGQQCIEHLKSRNAGRATFLPLTDMSQRRLPSAPSDPGIVDFAYNLVDFDSEYAGVFSYVLGDTLVVEDIETARSYMGDYRMVTLDGDLVEKSGAMTGGSGGGSRYSFTGGGEGQLERVAKQITDLQEERDALREEIRGVEGRLDDARDRKSDAADEVRSIEAELEGLDEKRERIETEIEELEADLEELREERESVDERMNEIADEIEAKTATVDDLEAEIDDLETELADSKIPELTDQIEALEAEIDEREDRIQNIDGDLNELSLEKEYAEDAIEDLHDDIEAAQNRKAEHEDRIEQYEAEIDAKRDELDEKREAVAELEDELTELKAERSDLKEEVSTARTNRDQQQDRVNAVESKLEDARERASDLEWEIESLESEVGDYDPETVPDHDTVLEMIDLLTADMEAMEPVNMLAIDEYDDVREDLEELEDGKATLVEEADGIRDRIEQYETQKKQTFMGAYDAIAAHFTEIFEKLSEGTGTLHLENEDNPFDGGLTMKAQPGDKPIQRLDAMSGGEKSLTALAFIFAIQRHNPAPFYALDEVDAFLDAVNAERIGEMVDELSEEAQFVVVSHRSAMLDRSERAIGVTMQQDNVSAVTGIDLSSGEVPADD